The DNA sequence TAACAACGGGGGAAAAGAACCCTAAACAACCTAACTCAACTCAGCATAACGCAACTTAGAAAGACAAGGGACATCAACCATTAGAGCTACACCAATCCAAGGAGGACTAATGAACACATGGCAACCAGGCCATTTTAATATCACAAATGGTGACTAAATCTATTACGGCCCAGAAGACGAACCTCTTTTCAGTAAAGAAACATAAGACGAGAAAATTAGCAGCTGCCAATAGATGTACTATAGTGAAGGATGGCAATCCCACAGAAACTAGGACCAAAATTGGTTTCGTAATCAGCAAATGCTTCTAAGCAGATGAGATATAGTTAGACTGAGGACAAGCtcatatctttttttttgtttaattttcgcACAAAAAAAAGGTGTCGAATACATTCATGAATAGATAGTGACCTCAACATCATCTACTGCAGAAATCTTCCCTCCAACATGCGCCTTACAGCTTTGCTTCTTTCAGTAAAATGGCTTGGTCCAAGACCATTGAAGTGTGCAGCATTTTCGGTTATCTTTACTACTTACACGAGTTTAGAACCCTAGAACAAAATTCGTTTTTATGCAGAACCCTAGAGGCCAAATACAATCGGCCCTCCGTGAAGACTATAATAGGTGGTCTTATAACAAATTATTTGCACCTAGTAAACACGACAGTGGTAGCACCTTGTCTGGTGCAGATCAAGACTCAGAATATGAAGTTGTCTTATATCAAAGTTATATATTCACAGAACAATATCAATCTTCAAGCCCATGTTCGACATTGAACATGGAAAAAGACAAGAGGGATTCAGCCGGTCCGGCCATAACCAAACTTGAAAATCGACATTCAGCCGATTATAAGTTTTCATTACCATGTAGCCACAAGATCTCATCTAATACGAACCCAAAAGATGCTTAGAAAATATTCAATAAACAAGTAGACACACACTTGAAATATAACAATAACAAACGTAACGAATGCAAACTAATAAATGTGAATCGGACAGAAAGGATACCTCAGTCATCTGCTTCTGCCCACATAAAACAGCAGCTGTAGAGGGAGGGTTATCAATTTGCTTGGCTCTGGAAAAGGCAGCCTGAAAATGTATAACCACAGAAGGCATTAACTTCGTACGCAGAAGTGGAAACACTTGGAATAAAACTTAGGGCGCATGGGGTGAAGGTCTACCTGCACATAGCCGCTTTGTCCCGTCCAACCGCCGTGGGGTTGTGATAGTACCGGCACAATCTCAACACCTGAAGATTCCCAGTCCTTAAATCTATCCTGTTAGAAATTAGACAATCAAGTAGCGGAATTAATCAAAGTCATAAATTGAATTggggaaatgaaaataaataaataaacagagTCAATACCTGATACGCCATTCTGTCAAGGTTTCTGGCGCCATAAAATAGCTTAACGGCGGATCTCTTATCGGCGCTAAACCCCGATTCGATCAGAGACCGGATTGGACTGCACATATTCAAGAGCTGTGTCATGTCAAATTGCTTGTAACACTCGATTAAATTCACTTGAATTCGATTTTTTCTACTTTTACGAACCTGATTCCAGATCCCGTGGCGAAAATTAGAACCGTAGGGTAATTTTCCGGCGGTTCGATCCGTTCAACGTCGAAGCCTTTTCCCATGACCTGGCTGAGCTCCACCACGGCCCCTCTCTTGAGCCCGCACAGAAGCTCCGCCGTGGACCCGGCCACGCTCTTCACCAAAAACTCAAACACCCCTTTTGTGGACGCCAACGATGGCGGCGACGCGATGGCCAGAAACGAGGGCTTCGACTCGTCCGGGACGCGAAGCTGGAGGTACTGGCCGGCTCGCGTGTGGGACGAGGCGAGGTCGGGGGCGTCGGACAGGTCGACGCGGACGTGGAAGAGCGACTCGGCGGCCGGTTCTATCTCGGAGAGCGGGGCGGGGGTCCAGAGGGCGGTGTCTTGGCGTACGGCGGCGGCGACGGTGGCGAAGCGGTGGCGGCGTAGTTTTAGGTGGTGGGGGTTGAGGCGGCGTAGGATAGACATGGGGTGGAGGGGGGAGCTAAGGTGCGCATGGGAGTGGAGGGTGACCGATGCGGGTTGGAAGATTGCGAGTGACATGGCTGTTGGGTTTGGGCTTGAGACGGTTTTATGTTGTGGCCGGGGGGGGTTGTAGGGGTGCGGAGGGCGGCGCCGAAGCTGATGATCAATTAACACGAAGACTCTAGCGATGTGGGTTGAGGTTAGACTGGTAATTGGATAGCCGCGAGTCCACGTGGCATGGTTTTGTTAGATCCTGGACATGTGGAGGATAACTGATCAAGCAGATGATCGAAGCCATTGGTTGTAAAGTAATTTACATGAAACGTAATGAGGTCCCGACTCAGTAATACAACGTTAAATATCTTTCGTGCAATCTTCCTTTTAACACTGCATCGACAACgacgacaacaacaacaaaattttatTCTATTAAAAGAAGTCTGCTGTATAAATTATAAGTAACATTACGCTTAATTTTGCGTTATATCTTCTGTTATTTCCaagtatttcatttttttttttagtctcTTACCAAATCTTTCTTTTATCTTGTCTGCCTCTCATGCTTTGAGCCTATGATAATCTAATCGAAGCCTTTGTAGTTCTTTGGTTTACATATTTCTGATTCTCTCATCGTATCTTTAATTGCAACCACTTCTACGTTCTTAGTTCTATtgtttcttgtgtgcccacaaaTCCAACTAAGattctcatctccgctacactgaATGAacaaatttcttcttttaattttgcGATCAAGGATGGAAGAAAGGGCATCCGAGTTCAATGATATCCTCGACTGTAACATTCAAATAATATCCCGCGACGGTAACGCAATAGCTTTAGAGCAGCTACTCAACAAAAAGACGTACATATGAAGTGAAGACGAGCAAATTCGAAAACAAGGCATGGTCTCCAACTATCAAGTAATTAACATGAAAAAGTGGGTTTATGACTTTAACAATCATCGGTGCACCAGaattcaaatgttttaaatttgaaaaggaacaaaatacaatatacaCGCGGTCGTCCTCTTTGTTTTCCTTCCCCTTATTGaacaacaagaagaaaaaaaaggggatcGGCCCATTGACACCatttctctctcactccgaTGCAATAAGCTTAAATCTGAAATGCGAAGTGCTCATACAGTTTTGtctcaaaaatgaaaatcctgTTCGCTTGGCAATGCCAGCTGCATCTAAGATTATTTGGGTTTTTCGCAATTATCAAACATAAAACAACAGAAAAGATGATTAAGCAGCGGACTCCTTGGAAATCTTCTCTGCCTTGGCAATGACCTCCTCAATACCTCCAACCATGTAGAACGATTGTTCTGGAAGGTCATCGTACTTTCCGTCCAACACACTCTGtcaacaaaattacaaaaacaattATACGAATTGAGCTCATAAGTATTCGTATCATTATTCTAAAAGCATCTTATTTAAGCTTTGGTAATGTTCCTGAGTGCAAAATGATGGATGCATTcatgaaaacaaacaaattactcGCTTTCAATTGATCGTGAACTGATAGCCAAAAGGTACAAACTACATCTCACCATTACGCAGTCATAAACAAAATGATTATCGagataataaattattataccaGATCTTGATGGAATTTTGCTAACCTCACCCTACTCTTACAGATTGATTCTCATGTTACTACTTAGTTTGAGTAAAAATCAATCAACAAATTGAACTACAATGCAATTTGAGGAGCAGATGCATTTTTCCTGAATCTATCAGGACAGACTAATATTAAGTAATCAATCTTTGTCTATGAGAAAACCTCCTTAAATTGTAAGCAGGTAACTGAGATGATAATAGAAAGAACTTCAGTGTGAAATATATGGAGACATGCAGAATggagattgagagagagagagagagagagagagagagagagagagagagagagaggagggagagGGGGTACCTGGAAGGAGGTAATGCTTTCTTTCAACTCCACGTACTTCCCAGGGGCACCCGTGAAAACTTCTGCAACGTGGAACGGCTGACTCAAGAACCGTGAAATCTTACGAGCACGGGCTACAGTCAACTTATCATCTTCACTGAGCTCGTCCATCCCCAAAATAGCAATAATATCTTGCAAATTCTTGTAGTTCTGAAGAACCTTCTGGACACCACGAGCAGTGTTGTAGTGCTCCTCACCCAAAATATGAGGGGAGAGCATACGAGATGTGGAATCAAGAGGATCCACAGCAGGATAGATACCAAGCTCAGAGATCTGTTCAATGCAAAACATCAACAAGGTTAGCAAGAGATGGCATGGAAAGATTGTTTTACTATTAGTCCATATAGACACGTCAGACCTGTCGTGAAAGCACAGTTGTGGCATCTAAGTGAGCAAAGGTAGTGGCAGGAGCAGGATCTGTCAAGTCATCAGCAGGCACATAGATAGCTTGGACAGAAGTGATGGAGCCCTTCTTGGTAGTTGTGATACGCTCCTGAAGACCTCCAAGATCAGTAGCTAAAGTAGGTTGGTACCCGACAGCAGATGGGATACGACCAAGCAAAGCAGACACCTCTGAGTTTGCCTGCAGGATGGACCAGAGAAAAACACAGACCATTAGATGCAATGTCTGATGACATATAATCTTCTTGTTTGAACAGGCGACATATAAGCTTTCACAGTTCTCCACCAAGAGTACTTACTTGGGTAAATCGGAAAATGTTGTCAATAAATAGAAGCACATCTTGCCCTTCAGCATCACGGAAGTGTTCAGCCACAGTGAGCCCAGTCAAACCAACACGAGCACGAGCACCAGGGGGCTCATTCATTTGACCGTACACAAGAGCACACTTGCTGTCAGCCTGACATAAGACAgaaagaggagaataacaaatAAGGAACAACTTCCAGAAAACAGTAACAGTAACAAATGCATAGAAAGGGGTGGCATGTGAAAGCAGTCTCTACCTGCTTTTCACCTAGCTTAATGACACCACTCTCAATCATTTCCCTGTACAAGTCATTGCCCTCACGAGTACGTTCTCCGACACCAGCAAACACAGAGAAACCACCTAAACAATGAAACAAGGATATGTAAACAAGCAATAAAAACAACCAAACAAGTTTGTTAACATGCACATCTTTTAAAAAAACTGACCATGAGCCTTAGCAACGTTGTTGATAAGTTCCATAATA is a window from the Malus domestica chromosome 16, GDT2T_hap1 genome containing:
- the LOC103402627 gene encoding ATP synthase subunit beta, mitochondrial; this translates as MASRRLLSSLARSSVRRAPSKSPISSPNPRVASPSPSSRSASPYGYLLNRVAQYATAAAAEPQTVSASPKSKDSGNGKITDEFTGKGSIGQVCQVIGAVVDVRFQEGLPPILTALEVLDNSIRLVLEVAQHLGENMVRTIAMDGTEGLVRGQRVLNTGSPITVPVGRATLGRIMNVIGEPIDHRGDISTDHFLPIHREAPAFVEQATEQQILVTGIKVVDLLAPYQRGGKIGLFGGAGVGKTVLIMELINNVAKAHGGFSVFAGVGERTREGNDLYREMIESGVIKLGEKQADSKCALVYGQMNEPPGARARVGLTGLTVAEHFRDAEGQDVLLFIDNIFRFTQANSEVSALLGRIPSAVGYQPTLATDLGGLQERITTTKKGSITSVQAIYVPADDLTDPAPATTFAHLDATTVLSRQISELGIYPAVDPLDSTSRMLSPHILGEEHYNTARGVQKVLQNYKNLQDIIAILGMDELSEDDKLTVARARKISRFLSQPFHVAEVFTGAPGKYVELKESITSFQSVLDGKYDDLPEQSFYMVGGIEEVIAKAEKISKESAA
- the LOC103402626 gene encoding fruit protein pKIWI502, which produces MSLAIFQPASVTLHSHAHLSSPLHPMSILRRLNPHHLKLRRHRFATVAAAVRQDTALWTPAPLSEIEPAAESLFHVRVDLSDAPDLASSHTRAGQYLQLRVPDESKPSFLAIASPPSLASTKGVFEFLVKSVAGSTAELLCGLKRGAVVELSQVMGKGFDVERIEPPENYPTVLIFATGSGISPIRSLIESGFSADKRSAVKLFYGARNLDRMAYQDRFKDWESSGVEIVPVLSQPHGGWTGQSGYVQAAFSRAKQIDNPPSTAAVLCGQKQMTEEVTSILVADGVSTENILKNF